The following proteins are co-located in the Bradyrhizobium sp. AZCC 2176 genome:
- a CDS encoding flagellin N-terminal helical domain-containing protein, which translates to MSDIVLTAAVRQNLLSLQGTADLLSTTQTRLATGKKVNSALDNPTNYFTAAGLDARAGDISNLLDSIGNGVQVLQAANTGITSLQKLVDTAKSIANQALQQPTGYSTKSSIAFTGTGTGVAPAGPATAADLTTSKLNGGVYTFTNSAGTAVTITVGTAASAFNPTTKTATVKTLDQLNTALAVAGVNLSASITGPDDLTFTSTNDGAGQTITGTAAATAPVTLDAINISANAFGGGAGGAVVAAIPDAVSQTARATLVSQYNQVIDQIKTTAQDASFNGINLLDGNSLKLIFNETGKSTLTIAGVSFDPNGLGLAKLAAGTDFIDNVLTGKVLTALNNASSTLRSQASAFGANLSIVQIRQDFAKNIINVLQTGSANLTLADSNEEAANSQALSTRQSIAVSALALANQSQQSVLKLLQ; encoded by the coding sequence ATGTCCGATATCGTCCTGACGGCGGCAGTCCGCCAGAACCTGCTCTCGCTGCAGGGCACCGCCGATCTGCTCTCGACCACGCAGACCCGCCTCGCCACCGGAAAGAAGGTCAACAGCGCGCTCGACAACCCGACCAATTACTTCACCGCGGCCGGCCTCGACGCCCGCGCCGGCGACATCAGCAATCTGCTCGACAGCATCGGCAACGGCGTCCAGGTGCTGCAGGCCGCCAACACCGGCATCACCTCGCTGCAGAAGTTGGTCGATACCGCCAAGTCGATCGCCAACCAAGCGCTGCAGCAGCCGACGGGCTACAGCACCAAGTCCAGCATTGCATTCACCGGCACGGGCACCGGGGTCGCCCCCGCAGGTCCGGCGACTGCCGCCGACCTCACGACCAGCAAGCTCAACGGTGGTGTTTACACGTTCACCAATTCGGCGGGCACCGCTGTGACAATCACCGTCGGCACGGCTGCGTCGGCCTTCAATCCCACGACCAAGACGGCGACTGTCAAGACTCTCGACCAGCTCAACACGGCGCTCGCAGTGGCGGGAGTCAACCTGTCGGCTTCAATCACCGGCCCGGACGATCTGACCTTCACGTCGACCAACGACGGTGCAGGCCAGACGATCACCGGCACCGCGGCTGCAACTGCGCCGGTGACGCTCGACGCGATCAACATCAGCGCCAACGCGTTCGGTGGCGGTGCCGGCGGTGCAGTCGTTGCAGCGATTCCCGACGCAGTTTCGCAAACCGCGCGCGCCACCCTGGTCAGCCAGTACAATCAGGTCATTGACCAGATCAAGACCACGGCGCAGGATGCATCGTTCAACGGCATCAACCTTTTGGACGGCAACTCGCTGAAGCTGATCTTCAACGAAACCGGCAAGTCGACGCTGACGATTGCAGGCGTCAGCTTCGACCCGAATGGCCTTGGTCTCGCAAAGCTCGCCGCCGGCACCGACTTCATCGACAACGTGTTGACCGGCAAGGTGCTGACGGCGCTCAACAACGCCAGCAGCACGCTGCGCTCGCAGGCCTCGGCGTTCGGCGCCAACCTCTCGATCGTGCAGATCCGCCAGGATTTCGCGAAAAACATCATCAACGTGCTGCAGACCGGTTCGGCCAACCTGACCCTGGCCGACTCCAACGAGGAGGCGGCCAACAGCCAGGCGCTGTCGACCCGCCAGTCGATCGCGGTCTCCGCGCTCGCGCTCGCCAACCAGTCGCAGCAGAGCGTGCTCAAGCTCCTGCAGTAA
- the flbT gene encoding flagellar biosynthesis repressor FlbT, translating into MALKVELKPFERIIIGESVITNSETRAHFLIDGAAPILREKDILTAETANSPVKRLYLCAQMMYLEKDIPKYQELYMGFVKDLLEAVPSFRPQIEDASKLILSGQLYNSLKEIRKLIKLEEELLR; encoded by the coding sequence ATGGCGCTGAAGGTTGAATTGAAGCCGTTCGAGCGGATCATCATCGGTGAAAGCGTCATCACCAATTCGGAGACGCGAGCCCACTTTTTGATCGATGGCGCAGCGCCGATCCTGCGCGAGAAGGACATCCTGACGGCGGAGACAGCCAATTCTCCGGTGAAGCGGCTCTATCTCTGCGCGCAGATGATGTACCTGGAAAAGGACATCCCGAAGTACCAGGAGCTTTATATGGGCTTCGTCAAGGATTTGCTGGAGGCGGTGCCGAGCTTCAGGCCGCAGATCGAGGACGCAAGTAAGCTAATTTTAAGCGGCCAGCTCTACAATTCGTTAAAGGAAATCCGCAAGCTTATCAAACTGGAAGAGGAGTTGCTGAGGTGA
- the flaF gene encoding flagellar biosynthesis regulator FlaF: MSSAAANAYARVATTTSSPRDIEAQALLKAANKLQAIVGNENATSEQISEALMFNRKLWAIFLSDVLRDENQQPLAVRQNIANLGIFVLSQTMALQISPQVEHIKPLIEINRNLAAGLSGRA; encoded by the coding sequence ATGTCTAGTGCTGCCGCCAATGCCTACGCGCGTGTTGCGACCACTACCTCCTCCCCCCGTGATATCGAAGCCCAGGCCCTGCTGAAGGCGGCGAACAAGTTGCAGGCCATTGTCGGCAACGAAAACGCGACGAGCGAACAGATCTCCGAAGCGCTGATGTTCAACCGCAAGCTATGGGCCATCTTTCTCAGCGACGTCTTGCGCGACGAAAATCAGCAACCGTTGGCAGTGCGACAGAACATCGCCAACCTCGGTATCTTCGTTCTGAGCCAGACCATGGCGCTGCAGATCAGCCCGCAGGTCGAGCACATCAAGCCGCTGATCGAGATCAACCGCAATCTCGCGGCCGGCCTCAGCGGCCGCGCCTGA
- the flaF gene encoding flagellar biosynthesis regulator FlaF translates to MSNAAQAYSRTSHTTASPREIEAQALLKAARQLLDVQANWAGPDKNMHNALLFNRRLWSIFMSAVETNDNPQPLEIRQNIANIGVFVMKQTIDMQMNPDPAKLKSLIDINCNLAAGLSGKA, encoded by the coding sequence ATGTCCAATGCAGCCCAAGCCTACTCGCGTACGTCACATACAACGGCATCCCCCCGTGAAATCGAGGCGCAGGCGCTGCTGAAGGCTGCGAGACAGCTTCTGGATGTCCAGGCCAATTGGGCGGGCCCCGACAAGAACATGCACAATGCGCTGCTCTTCAATCGTCGGCTGTGGTCGATCTTCATGAGCGCGGTGGAGACCAACGACAATCCGCAGCCGCTGGAAATCCGTCAGAACATCGCCAATATCGGCGTGTTCGTGATGAAGCAGACCATCGATATGCAGATGAATCCGGATCCGGCGAAACTGAAGTCGCTGATCGACATCAATTGCAACCTCGCCGCGGGCTTGTCAGGCAAGGCTTGA
- the flgJ gene encoding flagellar assembly peptidoglycan hydrolase FlgJ, translated as MDTSLINGIGAYSKKKTSLINGRNDPQLADALKKISPEAQKKTRAKAQEFEAMFLNSMFSQMTTGVKGEGPFGDTTGTGVWRSMLTDEYSKSFAKSGGIGISNDVFRSLILQQANRAG; from the coding sequence ATGGACACGAGCCTTATCAATGGCATAGGTGCATACTCGAAGAAAAAGACTTCGCTGATCAACGGCCGCAACGATCCGCAACTCGCCGACGCGCTCAAGAAGATCTCGCCCGAGGCGCAGAAGAAGACGCGCGCCAAGGCCCAGGAGTTCGAGGCGATGTTCCTCAACTCGATGTTTTCGCAGATGACCACCGGCGTCAAAGGCGAAGGACCGTTCGGCGACACGACCGGCACCGGCGTCTGGCGCTCGATGCTGACGGACGAATACTCGAAATCGTTCGCCAAATCCGGCGGCATCGGCATTTCCAACGACGTCTTCCGCTCCTTGATCCTGCAGCAAGCCAACCGCGCCGGCTGA
- a CDS encoding flagellar basal body P-ring protein FlgI — MPGVRSARLIWVACAALVALVLSPSAAGATSRIKDLANIEGVRQNQLIGYGLVVGLNGTGDTLNNIPFTKQSLQAMLERMGVNIRGATIRTGNVAAVMVTGNLPAFGTQGTRMDVTVSALGDAKNLQGGTLLVTPLLGADGNVYAVAQGSLAISGFQAEGEAAKITRGVPTVGRIANGAIIEREIEFALNRLPNVRLALRNADFTTAKRIAAAVNDFLGVKTAEPIDPSTVQLAIPAEFKGNVVAFLTEIEQLQVDPDLAAKIVIDERSGIIVMGRDVRVATVAVAQGNLTVTITESPQVSQPNPLSRGRTVVTPRTGVSVSEDGKKFAVVKDGVSLQQLVDGLNGLGIGPRDLIGILQAIKAAGAIQADIEVM; from the coding sequence ATGCCCGGCGTCCGTTCGGCAAGACTGATTTGGGTGGCCTGCGCCGCGCTGGTGGCGCTGGTGCTATCGCCCTCGGCCGCGGGCGCGACGTCGCGGATCAAGGATCTCGCCAATATCGAAGGCGTGCGGCAGAACCAGCTGATCGGCTACGGCCTCGTGGTCGGCCTCAACGGCACCGGCGACACCCTGAACAACATCCCCTTCACCAAGCAATCGCTGCAGGCGATGCTGGAGCGCATGGGCGTCAACATCCGCGGCGCCACCATCCGCACCGGCAACGTCGCCGCCGTCATGGTCACCGGCAACCTGCCGGCGTTCGGCACCCAGGGCACGCGGATGGACGTCACCGTGTCCGCGCTCGGCGACGCCAAGAATCTGCAGGGCGGCACCCTGCTCGTCACCCCCCTGCTCGGCGCCGACGGCAACGTCTACGCGGTCGCCCAGGGCTCGCTTGCGATCTCCGGCTTCCAGGCCGAAGGCGAAGCCGCCAAGATCACCCGCGGCGTGCCGACCGTCGGCCGCATCGCCAACGGGGCCATCATCGAGCGCGAGATCGAATTCGCGCTCAATCGCCTGCCCAATGTCCGGCTGGCGCTGCGCAACGCCGACTTCACCACCGCCAAGCGCATTGCGGCGGCCGTCAACGATTTCCTCGGCGTCAAGACCGCCGAGCCGATCGATCCCTCCACGGTACAGCTCGCGATCCCCGCCGAATTCAAGGGCAACGTCGTCGCCTTCCTGACCGAGATCGAACAATTGCAGGTCGATCCCGACCTGGCCGCGAAGATCGTCATCGACGAACGTTCCGGCATCATCGTGATGGGCCGCGACGTCCGCGTCGCCACCGTGGCGGTAGCGCAAGGCAATCTCACCGTGACGATTACGGAAAGCCCGCAAGTGAGCCAGCCCAATCCGCTGTCGCGCGGCCGCACTGTGGTGACGCCGCGGACCGGGGTCAGCGTCAGCGAAGACGGCAAGAAATTCGCGGTCGTGAAAGACGGCGTCTCGCTGCAGCAGCTCGTCGACGGCCTCAACGGCCTCGGCATCGGCCCGCGTGACCTGATCGGCATCCTGCAGGCGATCAAGGCCGCCGGCGCGATCCAGGCCGACATCGAGGTGATGTGA
- a CDS encoding flagellar assembly protein FliX yields MRIYGPNGTTLGSPASHTRRTSSTGFSLPETPTTPEEPRSAAAPKAAGNIDALLALQGVEDPTERRKRSVARGRGALDVLDELKIGLLSGNLDASTVHRLRDAAANLKSSSGDPGLDAVLSEIELRVEVELAKAGQF; encoded by the coding sequence ATGCGCATCTACGGACCGAACGGCACCACGCTTGGATCGCCCGCGAGCCACACGCGGCGAACCAGTTCGACCGGCTTCTCGCTGCCGGAAACGCCGACAACGCCCGAAGAGCCGCGCTCGGCCGCGGCACCGAAGGCAGCCGGCAACATCGATGCGCTGCTCGCCCTGCAGGGCGTCGAAGATCCGACCGAGCGCCGCAAGCGTTCGGTGGCGCGGGGCAGGGGCGCGCTCGACGTGCTCGACGAACTCAAGATCGGACTGCTCTCCGGCAATCTCGATGCTTCGACGGTGCACCGGCTGCGCGACGCCGCGGCCAATCTAAAATCCTCCTCAGGCGATCCCGGCCTCGATGCCGTGCTGTCCGAGATCGAGCTGCGTGTTGAAGTTGAGCTCGCAAAGGCCGGACAGTTCTAA
- a CDS encoding winged helix-turn-helix transcriptional regulator: protein MKAANSKTPNAYSADCPTRQILDRVGDKWAVLILLLVRDEPMRFNALRRTIEGISQKMLSQVLKSLERDGLIRRRAIATVPVTVEYSITPLGATLAGAVDPLREWAENNLKEVLNAQRRYDAARKDIAA, encoded by the coding sequence GTGAAAGCCGCCAATTCGAAAACCCCGAACGCCTATTCGGCCGATTGCCCGACACGCCAGATCCTCGATCGCGTCGGCGACAAATGGGCGGTGTTAATTCTACTTCTCGTGCGCGACGAGCCGATGCGTTTCAATGCGTTACGGCGGACGATTGAAGGCATCTCGCAGAAAATGCTCAGCCAGGTTCTCAAGTCGCTCGAACGCGACGGACTGATCCGGCGACGCGCGATCGCGACCGTGCCTGTCACGGTGGAGTATTCGATCACGCCGCTCGGCGCGACACTCGCCGGTGCGGTCGATCCGTTGCGGGAGTGGGCGGAGAACAATCTGAAGGAGGTATTGAACGCGCAGCGCCGTTACGACGCGGCGCGCAAGGACATAGCGGCGTAA
- a CDS encoding NAD(P)-dependent oxidoreductase: MKIAVIGASGNAGSRITAELARRGHAVTAIARHPEKIAGEANVTPAKGDVMDQAGLARLLAGHDAAISSVHFLASDPAKLIGAAKESKVGRYLVVGGAGSLEVAPGVRLVTTPGFPVAYKAEAEKGAAFLDLLRAEKELNWTFLSPSALFVAGERTGKFRLGTEQLLTATDGKSSISFEDFAVALADEIERPAHIRQRFTVGY, from the coding sequence ATGAAAATCGCCGTCATCGGCGCGTCCGGCAATGCCGGTTCGCGCATCACCGCTGAGCTCGCCCGCCGCGGCCATGCCGTGACCGCCATCGCCCGCCATCCCGAAAAGATCGCTGGCGAGGCCAACGTCACGCCGGCCAAAGGCGACGTGATGGACCAGGCCGGCCTTGCCCGGCTGCTGGCCGGCCACGACGCCGCAATCAGCTCGGTTCATTTTCTTGCCAGCGATCCGGCCAAGCTGATCGGTGCCGCCAAAGAATCGAAGGTCGGCCGCTACCTCGTCGTCGGCGGCGCCGGCAGCCTCGAAGTGGCTCCGGGGGTCCGGCTGGTGACGACCCCGGGCTTTCCCGTGGCATACAAGGCGGAAGCCGAGAAGGGCGCCGCCTTCCTCGACCTGCTCCGGGCCGAAAAGGAACTCAACTGGACCTTCCTGTCGCCCTCGGCCTTGTTTGTGGCCGGCGAGCGAACCGGCAAGTTCCGTCTCGGGACTGAGCAGCTTTTGACCGCCACCGACGGCAAAAGCTCGATTTCCTTCGAGGATTTCGCAGTCGCACTCGCCGACGAGATCGAACGCCCGGCCCATATCCGCCAGCGTTTTACGGTCGGATATTAA
- the dksA gene encoding RNA polymerase-binding protein DksA encodes MNDRQRDYFRAKLLAWKDEILRESKITLQTLQEENVNHPDLADRASSETDRAIELRARDRQRKLISKIDAALQRIEDNTYGYCEETGEPISLKRLEARPIATLSVEAQERHEKREKVYRDE; translated from the coding sequence ATGAACGACCGCCAGCGCGATTATTTTCGCGCCAAGCTGCTGGCGTGGAAGGATGAGATCCTGAGGGAATCAAAGATCACCCTGCAGACCCTTCAGGAAGAGAACGTCAATCATCCCGATCTGGCTGATCGCGCCTCTTCTGAAACCGACCGCGCCATCGAACTGCGCGCCCGCGATCGCCAGCGCAAATTGATCTCCAAGATCGACGCCGCGCTGCAACGCATCGAGGACAACACCTACGGCTATTGCGAGGAGACCGGCGAGCCGATCTCGCTCAAGCGGCTGGAGGCCCGCCCGATTGCAACGCTGTCGGTGGAAGCGCAGGAACGTCACGAGAAGCGCGAGAAGGTTTATCGCGACGAGTAG
- a CDS encoding 2-keto-4-pentenoate hydratase, which produces MDNILAAAQIIATARRNRTPLASLPVELVPGDEAAGYGIQRAVHDLLLPQTGSLVGYKIGCTSAVMQQYLDIPHPCAGGVFAKGVHDSGAKLRYGDYVRVGVECEIAVRLARNLAPSEAPFTAEWMMEAIEAYHPAIEIVDDRYVKWETMGAPTLVADDFFAAGCVLGKAVARTRAPDLLKVAGRALINGEEAGRGTGADVLGHPHNALAWLANHLADEGKGLHAGQIVLTGSLVKTVWLNAGDRVKMELDGLGTVEAKFA; this is translated from the coding sequence ATGGACAACATTCTTGCGGCCGCACAGATCATCGCTACTGCCCGCCGCAACCGCACGCCGCTGGCCTCGCTTCCCGTTGAGCTCGTGCCCGGTGATGAGGCGGCCGGCTATGGCATTCAGCGCGCCGTCCACGACCTGCTGCTGCCGCAGACCGGCAGCCTGGTCGGTTACAAGATCGGCTGCACCAGCGCGGTGATGCAGCAATATCTCGACATCCCCCATCCCTGCGCCGGCGGCGTGTTTGCCAAGGGCGTTCACGACAGCGGCGCCAAGCTGCGCTACGGCGACTATGTCCGTGTCGGCGTCGAATGCGAGATCGCGGTGCGGCTCGCGCGCAATCTTGCGCCGTCGGAGGCCCCGTTCACCGCGGAATGGATGATGGAGGCGATCGAGGCCTATCACCCCGCGATCGAGATCGTCGACGACCGTTACGTCAAATGGGAGACGATGGGCGCGCCGACGCTTGTTGCCGATGATTTCTTCGCCGCCGGCTGCGTGCTCGGCAAGGCCGTGGCGCGCACCAGGGCGCCGGATTTGCTGAAGGTCGCGGGCCGCGCCCTCATCAACGGCGAGGAAGCCGGCCGCGGCACCGGCGCCGACGTGCTCGGCCATCCCCACAACGCGCTGGCCTGGCTCGCCAATCATCTCGCCGACGAAGGCAAGGGACTGCATGCGGGCCAGATCGTGCTGACCGGAAGTCTGGTGAAGACCGTGTGGCTCAATGCTGGCGACCGCGTGAAGATGGAGCTCGACGGGCTGGGGACCGTGGAAGCGAAGTTCGCGTAG
- a CDS encoding ClpXP protease specificity-enhancing factor SspB, with translation MAISYEAMLLLLLAILIPASSAFAEPCSKPTARTRIAETLKLASEQRPVNVTFRTHADGVKLSIGLKSKYPDDMTIILQNDFEQLSIKDDRFEVLLRFMGNRERLTVPFNAIKAFWDKSDLKCSDS, from the coding sequence ATGGCCATCTCTTATGAAGCGATGCTGCTTCTCCTCCTCGCGATCCTCATCCCGGCCTCGTCTGCGTTCGCCGAGCCGTGCAGCAAGCCGACGGCACGCACCAGGATTGCCGAGACGCTCAAGCTCGCCTCGGAGCAGCGGCCGGTCAATGTCACGTTCCGCACCCACGCCGACGGCGTGAAACTGTCGATCGGCCTCAAGTCGAAGTATCCCGACGATATGACGATCATCCTGCAGAATGACTTCGAGCAGTTGAGCATCAAGGACGACCGCTTCGAGGTCCTGCTGCGTTTCATGGGGAATCGGGAACGCCTTACCGTTCCCTTCAATGCCATCAAGGCATTCTGGGACAAGTCCGATCTGAAGTGCTCTGATAGCTGA
- a CDS encoding PRC-barrel domain-containing protein, which translates to MSLEANETGNLIGSDKVEGTAVYGADRNKIGSIERVMIDKKSGRVSYAVLSFGGFLGIGDDHYPLPWQSLKYDTSLGGYVTGVTEAQLKGAPHYRNDNTWNWSDPTRTRAVNDYYGVAI; encoded by the coding sequence ATGTCTTTGGAAGCAAACGAAACCGGCAACCTGATCGGCAGCGACAAGGTCGAGGGAACTGCGGTCTATGGCGCCGATCGCAACAAGATCGGCTCGATCGAGCGCGTCATGATCGACAAGAAAAGCGGCAGGGTATCTTACGCCGTGCTCTCTTTCGGCGGCTTTCTCGGCATCGGCGACGACCACTATCCGCTGCCCTGGCAATCGCTGAAATACGATACCTCGCTCGGCGGCTACGTGACCGGCGTGACGGAAGCGCAGCTCAAGGGCGCACCGCATTACCGCAACGACAACACCTGGAACTGGAGCGACCCGACCAGGACCCGCGCCGTCAACGACTATTACGGCGTCGCGATCTGA
- a CDS encoding Bug family tripartite tricarboxylate transporter substrate binding protein: MARTLVTMAGAAALTGVLAVLSAPAMAQYPDRPIKMIVPWAAGGDTDNIFRPFAAELQKHIGQPVVVANVSGASGTTGAREAKAAAPDGYTVYAVHDYIHLTFYAGISDVKYSDFEPICLVSATPSVLTASAKTPWKSWQELADDAKKRPGEITVGATLGSTSHIFPAMIEKAAGVKFKFVSYDGLAPRMNALLGGHVNLTDSNLTQKGKVEAGLLRYIAIASEKRDPEAPDVPTLRELGMNIVYEVARGIFVPKGTPAPVRAKLEEGCARATKEPSFAQSMKVQGTRVAFLNANDYAQFLAKIDNENKVVMTDLGLIKK; this comes from the coding sequence ATGGCAAGGACGTTGGTGACGATGGCCGGCGCTGCCGCGCTGACCGGGGTGCTGGCTGTTTTATCGGCGCCGGCGATGGCGCAATATCCCGACCGCCCCATCAAGATGATCGTGCCATGGGCCGCGGGCGGCGATACCGACAATATCTTCCGGCCGTTCGCCGCTGAACTTCAGAAGCACATCGGCCAACCAGTGGTCGTCGCCAATGTCAGCGGTGCATCCGGCACCACCGGCGCGCGCGAGGCCAAGGCTGCGGCGCCCGATGGTTATACGGTCTACGCGGTGCACGACTATATCCATCTGACGTTCTACGCGGGCATCAGTGACGTCAAATACAGCGACTTCGAGCCGATCTGCCTGGTCTCAGCGACACCCTCAGTGCTGACCGCGAGCGCCAAAACGCCCTGGAAGAGCTGGCAGGAGCTCGCCGACGACGCCAAGAAGCGGCCGGGCGAGATCACGGTCGGCGCCACGCTCGGCTCGACCAGCCATATCTTTCCGGCAATGATCGAGAAGGCGGCCGGCGTGAAGTTCAAGTTCGTGTCCTATGACGGCTTGGCCCCGCGGATGAACGCGCTGCTCGGCGGCCACGTCAACCTCACGGATTCCAACCTGACGCAGAAGGGCAAGGTGGAGGCCGGCCTGCTGCGCTACATCGCGATCGCGAGCGAGAAGCGCGATCCGGAGGCGCCCGACGTGCCGACGCTCAGGGAGCTCGGCATGAACATCGTGTACGAAGTGGCGCGCGGCATCTTCGTCCCCAAAGGGACGCCGGCGCCGGTGCGCGCCAAGCTCGAGGAGGGTTGCGCCAGGGCGACCAAGGAGCCGAGCTTCGCTCAATCGATGAAAGTGCAGGGCACCCGCGTGGCGTTCCTCAATGCCAATGACTATGCGCAGTTCCTCGCCAAGATCGACAATGAGAACAAGGTCGTCATGACCGATCTCGGCCTGATCAAGAAATGA
- a CDS encoding tripartite tricarboxylate transporter TctB family protein, which produces MSIGRDGIAGLILLAVSLFLLVKSFQLPSLPIVPVGPGFYPAIVLSLMAAASALLVLQDLLKRRASAGAGAAPRRNYRLVVIAFAIVGIYVVLLPLLGFRVATALFVGALQAALDRPRTVRQWVVLATIALGTAVVSYFVFERYLLVLLPRGAWTDF; this is translated from the coding sequence ATGAGTATCGGCCGCGATGGAATTGCCGGGCTGATCCTGCTCGCGGTCAGCTTGTTCCTCTTGGTCAAGTCCTTTCAGCTTCCCTCTCTTCCCATCGTTCCGGTCGGGCCGGGCTTTTACCCGGCCATTGTACTGTCGTTGATGGCAGCCGCGAGTGCGCTGCTGGTCCTGCAAGACCTCTTGAAGCGCCGCGCATCGGCCGGCGCGGGCGCCGCGCCGCGACGAAACTATCGGCTGGTCGTGATCGCATTCGCGATCGTCGGCATCTATGTGGTGCTGCTGCCGCTTTTGGGATTTCGCGTCGCCACTGCCTTGTTCGTCGGCGCGTTGCAGGCCGCATTGGACCGGCCGCGAACGGTGCGGCAATGGGTTGTGCTCGCCACGATCGCGCTCGGCACCGCCGTGGTGAGCTATTTCGTCTTCGAACGATACCTGCTGGTGCTGCTGCCACGCGGTGCGTGGACGGATTTCTGA
- a CDS encoding tripartite tricarboxylate transporter permease, with product MLDLLWNGLVNIAQWKYLLPLFAGTFIGVVGGSLPGVTITMTVIVVLPFTYGLDPLAGLAAMTGVYVGGSTGGLITCCLLGIPGSPASIATTFDGFPMARNGEPGRAIWLGVWASVWGGLLGALFLVFLTGPLAAIALEFGPWEYFSLFVLAMAMVAGLTESSLLKGLISTAIGLLITVVGHDPIGSVPRFTFGSQFIGGGFPFLPVLIGIFAFAQIMTDLEKLNSPRGQAVESLVGTKLERFSHLKVNLEIFRQPFLLAWATIVGLIIGILPAIGGSASSVMAYDQAKKFSKTPERFGRGHPEGIIASEASNNANVSGSLMTIMAFGIPGDAVTAVMLGAMTIHGIQSGPLFISQNPDIAYGIYAAYILAHPCMLLICVALMPLMLRVTSVRMAVLAPVVLVLCIVGAYALNNTMQSVYVLLLFGFVGYVLVKLGFPLAPLILGLILGDQIEINLVRAIMTDANPWLFLTRPISGLLLLAAATSVGLAIWQHWRHQNRMAEEDPDF from the coding sequence ATGCTCGATTTGCTCTGGAACGGCCTCGTCAATATCGCCCAGTGGAAATACTTGTTGCCGCTGTTTGCAGGCACGTTCATCGGCGTGGTCGGCGGCTCTCTGCCGGGCGTCACCATCACCATGACTGTCATCGTGGTGCTGCCGTTCACCTACGGGCTGGATCCGCTGGCGGGCCTTGCGGCGATGACCGGCGTCTATGTTGGCGGATCGACCGGCGGCCTCATCACCTGCTGTCTGCTCGGTATCCCGGGCTCGCCCGCTTCGATCGCCACCACGTTCGACGGCTTTCCAATGGCGCGCAACGGCGAGCCGGGCCGCGCCATCTGGCTCGGCGTCTGGGCTTCGGTCTGGGGCGGCCTGCTCGGCGCTTTGTTCCTGGTGTTCCTCACCGGGCCGCTCGCGGCGATCGCGTTGGAATTCGGGCCGTGGGAATACTTCTCGCTGTTCGTGCTCGCCATGGCGATGGTAGCGGGTCTCACGGAATCATCGCTCCTCAAGGGACTGATCTCGACCGCCATCGGGTTGTTGATCACGGTGGTCGGACACGATCCGATCGGCAGCGTGCCGCGCTTTACCTTCGGCTCGCAATTCATCGGCGGCGGCTTTCCGTTCCTCCCCGTGCTGATCGGCATTTTCGCTTTCGCGCAGATCATGACCGATTTGGAAAAGCTGAATTCGCCGCGCGGCCAGGCGGTAGAATCGCTGGTCGGGACCAAGCTGGAGCGTTTCTCGCACCTCAAGGTGAACCTGGAAATCTTCAGGCAACCCTTCCTGCTCGCGTGGGCAACGATCGTCGGGCTGATCATCGGAATCCTGCCTGCCATCGGCGGCAGCGCATCGAGCGTCATGGCCTATGACCAGGCCAAGAAATTCTCGAAAACGCCGGAGCGTTTCGGCAGGGGGCACCCCGAGGGCATCATCGCTTCGGAAGCCTCGAACAACGCCAATGTCAGCGGCTCGCTGATGACCATCATGGCATTCGGCATTCCCGGTGACGCTGTCACCGCCGTAATGCTCGGCGCGATGACGATCCACGGCATTCAGTCGGGACCGCTATTCATCTCGCAAAACCCCGACATCGCCTATGGCATCTATGCGGCCTACATCCTGGCGCACCCCTGCATGCTGCTGATCTGCGTTGCGCTGATGCCGCTGATGTTGCGCGTGACCTCGGTGCGGATGGCGGTGCTGGCGCCGGTCGTGCTCGTGCTCTGCATCGTCGGCGCTTATGCACTCAACAACACGATGCAGAGCGTCTACGTGCTGCTGCTGTTCGGCTTCGTCGGCTACGTGCTGGTCAAGCTCGGCTTTCCGCTCGCGCCCCTGATCCTCGGCTTGATTCTCGGCGACCAGATCGAGATCAACCTTGTGCGCGCGATCATGACCGACGCGAATCCCTGGCTCTTCCTGACGCGACCGATTTCCGGCTTGCTGCTGCTCGCGGCGGCGACCTCGGTCGGGCTGGCGATATGGCAGCATTGGCGCCACCAGAATCGGATGGCTGAGGAAGATCCGGATTTTTGA